A genomic segment from Salvia splendens isolate huo1 chromosome 13, SspV2, whole genome shotgun sequence encodes:
- the LOC121762678 gene encoding fructokinase-like 1, chloroplastic, which yields MATLHLLPHHSHSFALIQHNFPQISHKSTPIKSSATDSPSTTSTNPRRSRRNTTTTTTKKTRRSRKTEDSPELHDYDDGVDFPYLDPPLVCCFGAAQKEFVPTVRVAPEQMHPDIYSQWKMLQWNPPEFSRAPGGPPSNVAISHVRLGGRAAFMGKVGKDEFGEELVLMMNQERVQTRGVKLDEGARTACSLMKIKFEDGKMSAENSKDCPEDSLLVSELNLAVLKEAKIFHFTSQVLTSTSMRSTLFKALAWTKKFGGLVFFDLNLPLPLWKSRDETREVIKEAWEKADIIEVTKQELEFLLDEEHYERKRNYTPQYFAESYEQTKQRRDYYHYTREELSPLWHDGLKFLFVTDGTLRIHYYTPSFDGAVVGTEDVLITPYTCDRTGSGDAVVAGIMRKLTTQPEMFENHDVLERQLRFAISAGIISQWTIGAVRGFPTESAAQNLKEQVYVPSMW from the exons ATGGCAACTCTTCATCTCCTACCACACCATTCTCACTCATTTGCCCTAATTCAACACAATTTCCCCCAAATTTCTCACAAATCAACGCCAATCAAATCCTCCGCCACCGATTCCCCCTCAACCACTTCCACCAACCCCCGCCGCAGCCGTAGaaacaccaccaccaccaccaccaaaaaaACAAGGCGGTCGAGAAAAACAGAGGATTCACCAGAGCTCCACGACTACGACGACGGCGTCGATTTCCCGTACCTGGATCCACCGCTGGTATGCTGCTTCGGAGCGGCGCAGAAGGAGTTCGTGCCGACGGTGAGAGTGGCGCCTGAGCAGATGCACCCGGACATCTACTCGCAGTGGAAAATGCTGCAGTGGAACCCGCCGGAGTTCTCCCGGGCCCCCGGAGGTCCACCTTCGAATGTGGCTATCTCTCACGTGAGGCTCGGCGGGCGGGCGGCCTTCATGGGGAAGGTAGGGAAGGACGAATTCGGCGAGGAGCTTGTGTTGATGATGAATCAGGAGAGGGTGCAGACGAGAGGGGTGAAGCTCGACGAGGGTGCTCGAACTGCGTGTAGCCTTATGAAGATCAAATTTGAGGACGGGAAAATGTCTGCTGAGAATTCCAAGGATTGCCCCGAGGATTCGTTGCTTGTTTCAGAACTCAATCTTGCGGTGCTTAAAGAG GCTAAAATATTTCACTTCACTTCTCAAGTCCTTACATCAACTTCTATGCGTTCTACCCTGTTTAAAGCGCTTGCGTGGACTAAGAAGTTCGGCGGTCTTGTATTTTTCGACTTGAATCTCCCACTACCGCTGTGGAAATCACGGGACGAGACGAGGGAGGTGATCAAGGAAGCCTGGGAGAAAGCAGACATCATCGAGGTCACCAAGCAAGAATTGGAATTCCTCTTAGACGAAGAGCATTACGAGAGGAAAAGAAACTATACACCTCAGTATTTTGCTGAGAGCTATGAGCAAACCAAGCAACGGAGAGACTACTATCACTATACCCGCGAGGAGCTCTCGCCTCTGTGGCATGATGGCCTGAAATTCTTGTTTGTCACGGATGGGACGCTCCGGATACATTACTACACCCCTAGTTTTGATGGAGCTGTGGTTGGCACTGAAGACGTGCTCATAACTCCGTATACCTGCGACAGAACTGGTTCGGGTGATGCTGTTGTGGCTGGAATCATGCGGAAGCTCACCACACAGCCTGAGATGTTTGAGAATCATGATGTTTTGGAGAGGCAGCTCCGATTTGCCATTTCAGCAGGCATAATATCACAGTGGACGATAGGTGCGGTACGAGGTTTTCCCACGGAGAGTGCTGCGCAGAATCTTAAAGAACAGGTGTATGTGCCATCCATGTGGTAG